A genome region from Lucilia cuprina isolate Lc7/37 chromosome 3, ASM2204524v1, whole genome shotgun sequence includes the following:
- the LOC111685546 gene encoding zinc finger protein 679-like, producing the protein MGADNKSNLKKCGEILINLKKKNKKSKTYTFHCSFCETSWDQMKKFSMHLEELHLEHFEEESNELPMIYEPEIKIETPIESKIPEIEDKTLLTEIVKEDPLETEAANISGTSDDNEYSGVQVKDEEEGDDNDTNIKTEDIFDNDSDDNDEDYKPFKDDDSSSSGEERVEESNDNDSESKEEPKKLRKRRKIKLKLKRHKSNRILPELAEDSEEKDLNIALLQAFEKKPYLWDLKEKSKDEAKCQNGYEEIANEINEQLSTNITWEFAKNRINNMRFEYSYQIEKQHNGEDFKLPWYIEHIKYLQQNIQSLTKDRIKKKRFKNIKESHLPIIIELYKKYEDLWQVNSVFFGITTRRDEIFTKIQEELKLNWNIDLTFERLRNHIQYINRLYSKDKEQQLKCQLEKSEFTANSKYYNDLSFLSDCQGPFMCPHCNEIIKKYENYHIHVSEHTNTRPFKCPLCELAFKKFDTCVSHVKRHLSENSFRCDLCGKGYPKKSELDRHLIYHTGEKPFLCQICGAGFRTSRDHDNHIRRHENRFRYECHICKMGFNHLHTLNDHVKSHLNVRDILCNICGKGFTATRYLNNHKLIHEDKKHYKCHFCGKEFAQGAGLRAHRKLHKGYIPAPAVAVQAKRVKKESILE; encoded by the exons ATGGGTGCAGATAACAAATCGAATCTTAAAAAATGTGGTGAAATACTTATTaacttgaaaaagaaaaataaaaaatcgaaaacttaTACTTTTCATTGTTCATTTTGTGAGACATCATGGgatcaaatgaaaaaattttccatGCATTTGGAAGAGTTACATTTAGAACATTTCGAAGAGGAATCTAACGAGCTACCCATGATATATGAGCcagaaattaaaattgaaacacCTATTGAAAGTAAAATACCAGAAATTGAAGATAAAACATTGCTGACAGAAATTGTCAAAGAAGATCCCTTAGAAACAGAAGCTGCAAATATTAGCGGGACATCAGATGATAATGAATACTCTGGGGTACAGGTTAAAGATGAAGAGGAGGGAGATGATAatgatacaaatattaaaacggAGGATATTTTTGATAATGATTCGGATGACAATGATGAGGATTATAAACCATTTAAAGAT gATGACAGTTCGTCATCAGGCGAGGAGAGAGTAGAGGAATCAAATGATAATGATTCTGAG TCCAAAGAAGAGCCCAAAAAGTTAAGAAAACGTcgtaaaataaaactcaaacttAAACGCCACAAATCAAATAGAATCTTACCCGAATTGGCTGAAGACTCGGAGGAAAAAGATTTGAATATTGCGTTATTGCAAGCTTTTGAGAAAAAACCTTATCTATGGgacttaaaagaaaaatcaaaagatgAAGCTAAATGTCAGAATGGTTATGAAGAAATAGCAAATGAAATTAACGAGCAACTATCTACGAATATTACTTGGGAATTTGCCAAAAATCGCATAAACAATATGCGTTTTGAGTATTCATATCAAATTGAAAAACAACATAATGGTGAAGATTTTAAATTGCCCTGGTATATtgaacatataaaatatttgcagcAAAATATTCAATCTTTAACAAAGGACAGG ataaaaaagaaacgtttt aaaaacataAAGGAATCACATTTACCTATAATAATAGAGCTCTACAAGAAATACGAAGATTTGTGGCAGGTAAATAGTGTATTTTTTGGTATCACCACAAGGCGAGATGAAATATTTACCAAGATACAGGAAGAGCTGAAATTAAATTGGAATATTGATTTAACATTTGAGCGCTTAAGAAATCATATACAATACATTAATCGTCTGTACTCCAAAGATAAGGAACAACAGTTAAAATGCCAACTAGAGAAATCCGAGTTTACAGCAAACTCCAAATACTACAATGATCTGTCATTTCTTAGCGATTGCCAGGGGCCATTTATGTGTCCTCAttgtaatgaaattattaaaaaatatgaaaactatcATATACATGTGTCAGAGCACACCAATACCAGACCATTTAAATGTCCCTTATGTGAATTggcttttaaaaagtttgataCTTGTGTATCGCATGTTAAACGTCACCTGAGCGAGAATAGTTTTCGTTGTGATTTATGTGGTAAAGGTTATCCTAAAAAATCAGAATTGGATCGACATTTAATTTATCATACGGGCGAAAAACCATTCCTATGTCAAATATGTGGTGCTGGTTTTCGCACGAGTCGTGATCATGACAATCATATTCGTCGGCATGAGAATCGTTTTCGTTACGAATGTCACATCTGTAAAATGGGCTTTAATCACTTGCATACGCTAAACGATCACGTTAAATCACATCTGAATGTACgtgatattttatgtaatatatgCGGTAAAGGATTCACAGCAACGAGATATTTAAATAATCACAAATTAATACATGAagataaaaaacattataaatgtcACTTTTGTGGAAAAGAATTTGCCCAGGGCGCTGGATTGCGGGCACATCGTAAACTTCATAAGGGTTATATACCAGCTCCAGCAGTTGCAGTTCAAGCGAAAAGAGTGAAAAAAGAGTCTATTttggaataa